A genomic region of Runella rosea contains the following coding sequences:
- a CDS encoding trans-sulfuration enzyme family protein encodes MQRKTKAIRIQTKKTQYREHSTPLFLTSSFSFESAEQGKALFDETEEGNIYSRFSNPSVQEFVDKVCMLEGAEDGLATATGMAAVFASMAGILKSGDHIIACRALFGSAHQIITQIFAKWGITYTYLDADASEEQWEAAVQPNSRMVYLETPSNPGLELVDLAMIGRICKKHNLIFNVDNCFATPIIQTPADFGADLIVHSATKFMDGQGRVLGGVVVGKAEYIAPIRFFCRHTGPSMSPFNAWTLSKSLETLELRMERHSQNALRLAEALEALPEVKKVNYPYLPSHAQYELAKAQMNAGGAIVTIELEGGFERVSAFMKALTIPTLSSNLGDTRTIITNPFTTTHSKLKPDEKAALGITEGLIRISVGLEAVEDLIEDFTQAAVVSAEVIAEKI; translated from the coding sequence ATGCAACGTAAGACGAAAGCAATCCGCATCCAAACCAAAAAGACGCAATACCGCGAGCATTCGACGCCATTGTTTCTTACTTCCAGTTTCTCATTTGAGTCGGCTGAGCAAGGCAAGGCGCTCTTTGATGAAACCGAGGAGGGTAATATTTACAGCCGTTTTTCAAACCCCAGTGTTCAGGAGTTTGTCGATAAAGTGTGTATGCTGGAAGGTGCGGAAGATGGTCTTGCTACCGCCACTGGCATGGCGGCGGTATTTGCAAGTATGGCGGGAATTCTCAAGTCGGGGGATCATATCATTGCCTGCCGTGCGTTGTTTGGGTCGGCGCATCAGATTATTACGCAGATTTTTGCGAAGTGGGGTATTACTTATACGTACTTGGATGCCGATGCTTCTGAAGAACAGTGGGAGGCCGCCGTGCAGCCCAATAGCCGGATGGTGTACTTAGAAACCCCATCTAATCCTGGTTTGGAGTTGGTCGATTTGGCTATGATTGGTCGGATTTGTAAAAAACACAACCTGATTTTCAACGTTGACAATTGCTTTGCCACCCCCATCATTCAAACGCCCGCGGATTTTGGTGCAGATTTGATTGTACACTCTGCCACCAAATTTATGGATGGGCAGGGGCGTGTATTGGGAGGAGTTGTGGTTGGAAAAGCTGAATACATTGCCCCGATTCGCTTTTTTTGTCGCCATACTGGCCCTTCTATGTCGCCATTTAATGCGTGGACATTGAGCAAAAGCCTCGAAACGCTTGAATTACGCATGGAGCGCCACAGCCAAAATGCGTTGCGTTTAGCCGAAGCCTTGGAGGCATTGCCCGAAGTGAAAAAAGTAAATTATCCGTATTTGCCAAGCCACGCCCAATATGAGCTTGCCAAAGCGCAAATGAACGCGGGCGGCGCCATTGTGACCATTGAATTGGAAGGTGGTTTTGAACGCGTGAGTGCGTTTATGAAAGCGTTGACTATCCCAACCTTGTCGTCAAACTTGGGCGATACGCGTACCATTATCACCAATCCATTTACGACCACTCACTCCAAACTCAAACCCGACGAAAAAGCGGCTTTGGGTATTACGGAAGGCCTGATTCGTATTTCAGTAGGCTTAGAAGCTGTAGAAGACTTGATTGAAGACTTTACGCAGGCGGCAGTGGTGAGCGCAGAAGTGATTGCGGAGAAGATATAG